The Candidatus Eisenbacteria bacterium DNA window TTCCACTTCTTCCAGCGCCTTCCAGGTTGAAGGGTCGAGAGTCATCTCGGCTACGTCGAATCCATCGACTGTGTAGGTGCTGAAGAGAAGCTTCTTGCCATCCGGGGAGACTTCGGGGAAGAACGCACCGAACTTGCTTGATGTCACCTGATAGCGTCGGCCGGATTCAGTATCAACGGCATAGATGTTATCGATTCCTGAGTATGCGGAGCCGTACAGGATGTACTTTCCATAAAATGCGGGGAAGGTGATATCTTCCCAGCCGTACGGTATTGCATCCCGTATTTCTCCCGTCTGGACGTCCACGATACTCAGCGCTCTGCCCAGAGTCTTTTGGCGAGTGAAAACGATGAGCTTCCCGTCAGCAGACCAGGACGGGCTCATTATGTAGTCATTATTCAGATTTGGCAGACGCTTCAATTCCTTTCCGGTCTCGACATCCAAAATCACAATTGCGCACTGGCGTCTTGGAGTGAACTCTACTGCAGCGATTCGCTTGCCATCCGGGGACAGAGCAGGGTTTAGCAGTCTGGTTTTCCTGGTCAGTCTCCTGGTTCTTCCGCTTTCTAGGTCATATGTCATGATGACGGAATAATTCCGTGCACCCCATCGCGGGTCCGGAACCATTTCATCCCAGACCAGCTTTCCATTCTCTGCAGACACTCTCGTCCCGTAGAATTCACGCGGCGCAAATTGCCCGATTTTCTCCTCTCTTCCATTACTGTAGAGCCGCACAAGCTGAACCGGATGGTCGAGGCCGGTCTTCTGAACTATGATTGTGCTATCGGGCCCGTAGTGGGGGAAGACATAGCTTGTCCAGACTGTCTTCTCAGATGAATTCACCGTACTGAATTCTGTGAGACTCAAACCTTCAAGCTGTCCTTTCCACAGAAATTCCAGCTCGTCCATTGTCTCATCAAAGGTCCCTGCCGCATTCCTGCCCGTCTCCTTCTTGAGCGCCATCGAGAAAATGAAGGGATAAAAAGAGAACCTGGATGACCGGTCTATCACCCTGCTCCAGGCCTCCGGGCCGTGGCTCCGCTTGACATGCGTGGCAAGCTGATAGCCCAACTCGTAGTAATTCGGACAGTAGTCTTTGTAGGAGCCGAGATACGACTTGTAGTATGAATACCGCCTGCCGGAGAGAAGGAGTGTCCGAATCCCCATGTCGAATGATGGTTGGCGCCCGCGCCCGCTGTTCGTGAGGGCTGTCTCGCTTCCAACTGCATCTCCTTCCCACCACCAGACCGGAACAGAGAGGAAAGAAAAGGCAAGCCTGCCCTGGTCGCCAAACAGAAAACCCGCGATCCTCGTGAAGCCCTGATCCATCTTGTCAAACTGAACGACATGCCGACCCTCGTGTGATACCAGCAGATCGTACCATTCGTTTACACCTCCAAATTGCGACTGCGGCGGCGTGCTGAACCACTCGGACATGCGGGGTGCCAGCGTGACGTATCCGTTTGCCTCGACGATCTGGTTTGTGAGAAACACGGAAATTCGTTCTGGTTCCATGTGCAATGTTTTTGAAAGGGGGCCATAGGCATGTTCCAGAGTGTTTGCGACCCGCTGGCCTTCGGAGGTGATCTCTTCCGGAAAAACTACTTCAAAATGCGGAGTGTCGATCTTCTTCCATTTGATGCCCGGCGGATTTTGGCTGTTGCCGGCAAATTGAGCAGAAAGAGTCAGCGGGTGAAATAGGATAACGATGGCAAGAATGAATAGAGGCAGCCGGCCGCTTCCCGGTCGAGGAACAGCGCCCCCGCGTGAACTCGAAGCCGCAGGTCCGGTATGGGTCGACGATTCCGCCAAAGACTGCATATGCCGATGATACTATCACAGATCGCTAGCGTATGGCTTAATTGCGAGACAACCCGCATCAGTGACCGGCGCCGGCTTGCCCTCACAGGGACAACTCGCGTTGCGGTGGCGATGAGCCGTGAGCTGGCTTTCGCGGGAGGGATGGGGAACCCGTCTTGGCGAGCAAGGTGGGGATACCCAGCCCTTTAGAGGCTGGGAGGGGTAAGGACTCCCCGCCTGGCGAGCCCTAGATGGGTCATCCCGGAGCGGAGACGGCAAACGCTCATCGCCCACCGCGGCCAGACAAATGGCGTACGGTTCTCGGATTGCCTTACAAATTCAGGATGTCCTCAATCTGGGCCTTGTCAACATCCATCACATGCTTGATGCCGCTGATGCTGGCGGCGTCATGAGTCAGCGCGGCTATGTCATCACGCTCGATGGAATCCAGAGAAAATTTCCGGCTGCCTGCCATCAACTGCCGGAGTCCCTGGCCAAGCCGTTCATAGTAGGTATAGAGGCCAATGGCGCCTGCCGGCAGCTTTTCAAACTCATCATCGCCAAGTTCCTTCCGCAGTGATGGCGACGTAACAAAAATGTCGTCCTTGGAATCACCGAAACGCTGGACGTACACCGGGAGTTGGTTCTCCTCAATCGCTCTTCCGATTGTCTTACCAACCATAACGGCTGCAATAGGACCGCGGGCCATGCCCACCAGCTTCACAAACGGGGCGCCGAGCGCGAGTCCCTTGAAGATTTGATCTTCGAAGGTGAATCCGCCTGCGACAGCCAGTGCAGGTACATATTTCTTCTTGTCAGCAAGATATTTCGCGTACTGGTACATAAGCGAATGCAGCTCCACAGGCGGCACTCCCCACTCATTCATCATTCTCCAGGGGCTCATGCCTGTGCCTCCTCCTGCTCCATCAACGGTGAGAAGGTCTAGCTTGTATTTGGAAGCAAAGACCACAGCGCGGGCTAGGTCTGCCTGCCTGTATGCGCCGGTCTTGAGGAAGATGTATTCAGCCCCGGCCTTCCGCAACTCCTCGACTCTCTTGGCGAATGACTCTTCAGTGACCATTCCGACGCGGGAGTGACGCTCGAACTCCTTGAATGAGCCGCGCTCGAAGGCCTTTATGACATGCGGATCGGTTGGATCTGGAAGCACGATGTAACCTCTGCTGTGCAGCATCTGAGCTTTTTTTAAGTCCCGGACCTTGACTTCTCCGCCGATGTCTTTCGCTCCCTGTCCCCACTTGAGCTCAACGCAGCTCACGCCGAGCTTCTCGATTGCATACTCCTGCACGCCGAGACGGGTATCTTCAATGTTCGCCTGGACTATGATTGCTCCATATCCGTCGCGCTGGTGATCCTTGAATAGTTTCACGCGGCGCTTCAAATCCACCGTGTCAAGGATTTTGCCGTTCTTGAAAGTGGCGCTGGGATCCATACCAACGACGTTTTCGCCGATTGTTAGACCAGTTCCTGCAAGTGCAGATCCGATGGCGAGGCCTTCCCAATTGTTCTTGGCAATGTCGGTTGAGCCAATACCGGGAATGATCCACGGATAACGGAACTTGAGCCCCTTGTTCTTTCCAAAGGAAACATCCAGCCTTACGGCGGGAAAGATTGCCTTGTCGCTATCGGCTTCAATACCGTAGGCGCCGACAGCAGTACCCATGATGCTGAAGTGAGAATAGTCAACCGGATAGGTTTTCTCGGCGGCGGTCGTTATAACGCCGAATGGCTGCGGGTAAATGACCTCATGCCCGCGGTAGGCAGACTTTCCGATTTCGCACATTCCAATGCACCCATCCACACAGGTCACACACATTCCGGAGAGCGGGACGATTGAGTCTTCTGTTCTGTTTTTTGTCAGTGTTGCAGCCGAAGCGTTTGTTCTGGAAAGTGCCATTAGTATCTCCTCCTTGCCTTCACTGCTTCTTGTCCTGCTTGACCTCACATGCTACGCACGGGTCCATGTAGCACATCATGTCATCGAACTGCTCCTTTTTGAGGCACGGTGGGCTCAGGTTTGCACACCCCCCGCAAATCGCCTTCTCCTGGTCCATGTATGTGCATCTGAGCTGGCATGCCGGGCAGACATACATGCACGCTCCACAGAGCCGGCAGACCTCAGAGCGTATGTCAAACGGTGTCCCGATGCTGCGACTCTCACCGCGTCCGCTGAAGCCGATCGCCTTTGCCATCATCTGTTCTGAACAGATACGCGTGCATAGCCCGCAGAGAATGCAGTCCTCGTGCTCCTGTCTGAAACGCTGCTGGCGAACATCGTGTGCTGAGGCACGGTCCTGAATCGTCTTCGACTGAGGACAGGATGCCAGCAACAGCTCGAGGACCATCTTGC harbors:
- a CDS encoding 2Fe-2S iron-sulfur cluster-binding protein, with the translated sequence MIAIRLNGLNVQVEKGTTILEAARFYGFPIPTLCHMDGLSPYGACRLCVVEIGEGEKAKLVSSCTYPVQEGLAVRTASTRVIKARKMVLELLLASCPQSKTIQDRASAHDVRQQRFRQEHEDCILCGLCTRICSEQMMAKAIGFSGRGESRSIGTPFDIRSEVCRLCGACMYVCPACQLRCTYMDQEKAICGGCANLSPPCLKKEQFDDMMCYMDPCVACEVKQDKKQ
- a CDS encoding FMN-binding glutamate synthase family protein; the encoded protein is MALSRTNASAATLTKNRTEDSIVPLSGMCVTCVDGCIGMCEIGKSAYRGHEVIYPQPFGVITTAAEKTYPVDYSHFSIMGTAVGAYGIEADSDKAIFPAVRLDVSFGKNKGLKFRYPWIIPGIGSTDIAKNNWEGLAIGSALAGTGLTIGENVVGMDPSATFKNGKILDTVDLKRRVKLFKDHQRDGYGAIIVQANIEDTRLGVQEYAIEKLGVSCVELKWGQGAKDIGGEVKVRDLKKAQMLHSRGYIVLPDPTDPHVIKAFERGSFKEFERHSRVGMVTEESFAKRVEELRKAGAEYIFLKTGAYRQADLARAVVFASKYKLDLLTVDGAGGGTGMSPWRMMNEWGVPPVELHSLMYQYAKYLADKKKYVPALAVAGGFTFEDQIFKGLALGAPFVKLVGMARGPIAAVMVGKTIGRAIEENQLPVYVQRFGDSKDDIFVTSPSLRKELGDDEFEKLPAGAIGLYTYYERLGQGLRQLMAGSRKFSLDSIERDDIAALTHDAASISGIKHVMDVDKAQIEDILNL